The Fusarium falciforme chromosome 10, complete sequence DNA segment CCTCACATACCCCTCCTGAAATACCCCTCCTGAAATACCCCTCCATAAATACCCCTCCTCAAATACCCCTCCTTGGCCCTCGTTTTACCTCTTCCAACCCTCTCACGACTCCACGATCTTGACCTTTACATGTAAAGGCCATCTCAAGATTCTCCAGCGTCTCTGTCTCTCCTCCGCCTTGCGCGACCCGCTTCTCTCGTTCTCCTGCTTCCAATTGATGTCAAGTATCCCCATCTAACTTGTTGTTCTTTTGCCAAGATGGTTATCAGCACGTAAGTGAAGCTAAAACCGCCCTGCCCTCTTTGCAGTCATGTATGGTGATGGGAAAAGCCAGGGCTGATTCCTAAACGGATGATAGTTATCTCGAACTCGAGTGGGAAGGCCCTATTATGAAAGATGGCAAGCCCACCGAAACAATTGAGAGTATGTGTCTCCTACTGCCCGTTCCTCCTTTCTCATTCCCTTCCCCGGCAACAAACCCATGGTTGCTGTTGCGATTCCTTTTTGCACCATCGATGAAACACGATACCTAATCAACTCCTGCTACCGCTTCCGCTGACGGATGACTTCTCTACAGCGCAGACTGGCCGAATCAACTTGACCGTGTACGATGACGTTACCCCTATGACGGCCGAGAACTTCCGTGCTCTCTGCACCGGCGAGAAGGGCTTCGGGTACAAGGGCTCCTACCTACACCGCATCATCCCGGGCTTTCTACTGCAGGGCGGAGATTTCACCCGTGGCAATGTACGAAAACACCCACCGGATAATACCTGGCCACATACTTCTCGTCAAGAAGCTAAACTCTTTTCTCTGGTTTAGGGCACAGGCGGGAAATCCATCTACGGGCCTAAGTTCAAGGACGAGAACTTTACTCTGAAGCACCACAAGCCTGGCATCCTGACCATGGCCAATGCCGGGCCTCACACGTAAAGCTCCCCTCCCCCCCAATGCAATCTGCCAGCAAGGCaagaggaaaaggaagagatCGTCATTCTAATAGATCCTGATTAGAAACGGATCCCAGTTTGTCATCACCACGGCTGAAACTTCTTGGCTTGACGGCCGGCACGTCGTGTTCGGTGAGGTTGCTGATGAGGAGTCAATGGCTGTTGTCATGGCTATTGAGGCGACCGGCTCCGAGAGTGGTACTGTCCAGTACAGCAAGAGGCCCCTGATTGTCGCGTGCGGTCAGTCGTGAAAAAGAAAGTCGTTTCGGCGCATTTCGGCGTCATGATATGATGTGCATGCAGCCTTGGAGAGAAACCTTCGACAGTTCATAGGACTACTGTGGAGGATTTGCTTCATGAGGTCTCAGACTGGACACGGGAAGACAGTAGTCCATATATACATAGCAGCAGCATATCGAGCAAGTTCAATCCAAGTGTATTAAGACGGGAATGCGGAAAATGGGGATGCAGTGTTCGTGTTATCTCTACTTTCCATCGCAGACTCTCAGGCCTACGCTGGGCTAATCCAAGATACTTGTGGTCATATGAGAAATGGAAGCAGAAAATAGCACATTCAAATGCTCTATCCTTTGATCGTGTAGATCAGATTATTCTATTATTAGGGACGTGAGGACCATCATGGAGCACACGAGGTgcaagatataagagaacgAGTTGACAAGGCAAGGAGGCAGGTGTTGTGCCAACACCCAAACCAGTACACATGTCGACGAAAGGATACTGTATCTGACTAATAAGGTGTTCAAAGTCAATCCCATAGTCATCGCCAAATGTTCTATCTGTACTGCGCGCGCCTCGTTTTCTCTATTGATCCAGAGCTTGACTTTGACACTAGACTCCGGTGTTAGTATAGGAAGACGCAAGAGATGGCTTGGCCGCGAGTGAGAGGCAGAAGTAGAGACTTACCATGCTCCAATACGCGCCCCTTAGCCTGAGCAGCTCAGAATGGCTACCCTGCTCGAGCACCTTTCCTTCTCCCAGCACGTAGATGACATCAGCGTTCTGAATGGTCGCCAGCCGGTGCGCTACGGCGATCGTCGTCCGACCCTGCGCGACCCGGCTCAAGCTAGCCTGCACCTGTTTCTCGCTCTCCGAGTCTAGCGAGCTCGTCGCCTCGTCGAGCAGCAGTACGCGCGGGTTCCTGATTAGGGCGCGTGCGATCGACATCCTCTGCTTCTGCCCGCCGCTGAGGCTAATGCCCTTGTTGCCGACCTCGGTTTGGAATCCGTCCGGGAGCGAGCTGATGAAGTCGTAGATGTCGGCGTCGCGACAGCACTGCTCGAGCTGCTCGTCGGTCGTCTGGTCGGGGtcgacgccgaggaggatgttGTCGCGCATGGTGCCGGAGAACAGGGCCGGCTCCTGGGATACCAAGGACAGTAACCGGCGGTGTTCAGGGATGCTCGTCTCGCTTATGTCCTGGCCGTTGAAAAGGATGCGGCCCTTGGTGACGTCGTAAAATCGCTCAAGAAGCGACACGATAGACGTCTTGCCGGAGCCGGACGCTCCCACGATGGCGGCGAACTGACCCTCTTCAATGGTGAGGTTGATTCCTTGGAAGATGGGAACGTCGCGAGTGGGATACTTGAAGTGAACATCCTGGAACTGGATGTTGATACCGTTCTGGGTCTCAGGAACAACGGACCTCGACCCGAGTGCCATGTCTTGATGTCTAGTATTCCGGAGGTTGAGGATCCTGTTGGCAGCGGCCGTAGCCTGGGCAGCGTTAGGCCCGAAGCCGAGCCACTGGCCGGCCGACTCTCCGCCCTGAATTACAGCCATGTAGGTGATGAAGAAAGCAATGATGCCATACTCTCCGGAAGAAACGAGCCGGCCGCCGTACCAAAGGATGAGGGCCTGGCAAGCGAGTCCGACACTGTCGGAGAAGGCAAAGATGAATGTAGGCCAGGGGGATTTCCGGTACGCCGAGGTCAATTGACCTTGGAGCAGTTTCTGATATCGTTCGCAGATGGcgtcctcgaggacgagggccGTGACCGTGCGGAACGCGCCGACCGCCTCGGCTCCGAACTTTGAGCTCTCCGAGAACACGGCCTCGTTCAGGGCAGCGAACTGCAGCTCGTAGCGAAGCTTGTAAAAGGTAGCCAAGCAGGTGAGCGGGAGGATGACGCAAAGAGAAACGAGCGCCAATTTCCAGCCGTAGATGAAGGATATGATGACCGCGCCGAGGAGTGAGAACATACCCACCAGGACCATGCACGTGTTGATCCCTAGAAGCTCCTTGAGGGACGTCGGATCGCTGGAAAGGCGTGCCGTGAGCTGACCGGTTGAGTTGCCGTCCTGGTCAAAGTACGATGTCTTCTGCATGAGCATGGAGTCAAAGTACTCGCGCCGATATACCGAGGCGATGAAGTGCTCGACGTTGGTGGCCACCATGATGACAACGAAGTAGCAGATGCCCACACCGATCGCGAGACCTACCCATACAGACGCCCAGAACGACGAATCGTCTCTCAGTTCCTGACCGGTCTTCCCGAAGATGGATATGACATTGCCGAAGAAGTATGCTTGGAGAGGGATGGCGGATGCTGCACCcatggagaagatgatggcgatTAGGTATAGTGGGAAGCGGCTCCTCTGCTCGTACAGAAGCTTCCCGAATCCATTGACGAtgttcttgtccttccaCTGCGCATCGTGGTTTGCACCCGAAGGGAGGTCCCCCACCGAGGACGAAGCGGTCCTGGTACGCTCTTCCTCGCTGCtgaccttctcctcttgcGTCCCAGGCAGCCCCTCGGCTCCGTCATCGTCTCCGAGGGAAAGTTGCTGGGCGTGAACCAAACGATAGTAGGCTCCCTGGGGATCCGCGAGGAGCGACTCGTGAGTTCCCGCCTCGGCGACCTTGCCGTGGCGGAGCACGACGATCCGATCGGCGTTCTTGATGGTGGAAAGCCGGTGGGCAATGGTGACGGTAGTGCGACCTCTGGAGACCCTCTCGAGAGCCGCCTGGACGATACGCTCGCTGCGGATGTCGATCGCGGACGTGGCttcgtcgaggatgaggatcttGGGGTTGGCGATGATGCTGCGGGCGATGGCAATCCGTTGGCGCTGGCCTCCGCTGAGCTTGATGCCCGAGTCTCCCACTTGGGTGTCGTACCCCTCGGGGAGGCGGTCGATGAACTCGTCGGCAAAACTCTCCTTGCAGGCTTCCTGGACTAGCTGGCGCTTCTTTGCTTCCGGCTCGTCTGCCCATTGGGTTCCCGTCAACCCAGCGGCGACGTTGCTGTATATGGTGTCGTTGAAGAGGAATGGCTCTTGCTGGACGAGCCCGATCTGCGATCGCCACCATTTCATGTCCAGATCCGTCATGTCTTTCCCGTCGATAGTGATGGAGCCTGAGAGCTCAACAGGGGGGCTGAGATCGTCCATCTCAACGGAGGGCCCAATACCTGCTGCTGACGGCGGTTCTgcatcgtcttcttctccttgctgTGGTTTCTTCGCGGGGGGTTTCTTCTCTACCGTTTTGGCGATGATGTGCTGCCTCTGCAGGGTGTACCAGCCTTCGATAAGACCAACGATTGTGCTCTTGCCAGAGCCACTGGGGCCAACGATGGCAGTGTTCTTGTTGGCCACGATACGGAGGTTAAGCCCATCCAGGACCTTCTTGCTGGAGCGGCTAGGGTAGGCGAACTGAACGTCGTTGAAGACAATGTCGGTGCCAGGGTTCACGGAAGGATATCTGAGCGTGCCAGCCACCGGCCTGGGGGCATCGATGACCGCGAAGAACTCGGATGCTGCAACGATGGCTTTTGAGATAACGACGAGGGGTGTGGACACTTGGGATATGGAGGATCTGTAGGTCACAACGCCAGTCAGCAAGGCCCGTGATGACAGACGAAACTtgaaaataagaaaagatccatgggagaagaggaagaagaggccacGCACACCATGAGCATGACGCTCATCAAGACAATGACGACTGTGCCGACGGTGTCGATACGGCCATTCGAATACTCCCTGCTGCCAAACCAAAAGGCCAGCGCGAAAGCGACCTGGAAACTGAAGAACACGAGCCCAGTCTGGATAGCGACGAATGGGCTCGTCCACACACCCGCCTGGCGAGCCTGCTCGACCAATCCGGCATACTTCAGAGCGATGCGGTGCTCGGCGCCGCAGGAGGTGATCATGCGGACGGAGCCTAGGGCCTCGGCCGCGACGGCGCCGGCATTGGTCTCGGCTGCGGTGAGCCTCCCGTggcccttgatgatgatgggcaggaggatgctgaggacgacgaggatgaagatcaGGACGGAGCTGGTGACGAGAGTTACAGACCAGCTGTAGACgaaggcgatgatgatggccgagatgatggtggcTGTGTACTCGAGAAAGGTGCCGAGTTTCTCGGAGACGCCGATCTGGAGGACGTTGGAGGTCgccgtgatggtggtggccgCCGCGCCGGGGGGCATGGAGTCGAGCACATGGACGGTCTGGCCGAGGAGGCACCGCATGTAGTCAAGGCGGATGGCCGCAGATATGCGGATGCCGATGATACGGAAGCAGAACTGGCATCCGGGTTAGTTTCGGTGTTTGTGGAGTCCCTGGTACCGTCCCACGGTCATGTATGACTTAATGGGACATTCCAGACAATTACGTACCTTGTTGATGTAGTTGAGCCCGAGGCGGGCGATGAACAAGCCGGTGATGTACAACGAGCCCTTGTTCATGGTATCGTCAAAGGCATCCTGCGTCTTGCCATCCGGAGCATCAAAGCTGCTGAAGTTCTCGACCAACTGGCCAAAGACGGCGACCATCAGAGGCATGGTCACACCGGCGGCGATGCTGGACAGCGCAGCGGCCACCAGGAAGATGATGTCCTGTCGCTTGGCGTATGTGAAGACACGGACATAGTCCTTGAGTCCCGCCTCCCTCTCGCGCGGCGGATCCTCAATCGCAGGAGAGGCGACATCACCACTGAGGCGAACACAGTTGAGCTCGCTGTCTTGCGAGGGGCCCTGCGATGGGTCAGCGAGGGGAGGACCGCCGCGGTCAGCCTTGGTCGTGTTGAATATCCCCATGCTGACTGATGGCGCTGACGCTGCTGCTTGTGATTCAGAGATGTTGTGATGAGAGGCAGCGTCAGAAACGATCCAGGGCAAGGCGACGATGAGCAGCTTCCACCGTCTTTCGGGGGCGCACTTGGTCTTTCGACCCTGGCGACGGAAAGAAGATGAGAGCTGAGCTCAGATCTATTGTTGCGACGTCTTTCTCGGATCACAGCGTTTGGAATTGGAATTGGGGGGGCCACGAAAGTTGTTGCTGTTTGGAGTTGAAACGCGAAAAATGCACGAGGACGGTGTGGCAAAGGCCACGGATCGAGAAAATTACGACTTGGCAAAATTTACCTAAGCGAGGAGCCGGGGAAGTTGGGGGCGAGTTGCTTGATGCATGCAGAAGCAGGCAATGAATGAGACACGCGTGTggatgttggttgttggttatGTCGGAAGGTAGGGTCAAGCTGAGTCTTACAGTAGCCGTGCAACAGTTCTGTTAAGTTGGGCCCtgtataatatttaagcaTTTAACTAATAAATCAAATAAGTTGATTGTCAggctttaagatataaatatttattaatattagttataataatattttttaataatattttaacattaaaaataattatatataaaataataaagccttacttaaataataatatataatatttattaaaacaatttaaataaaagatattttaaataaagaatactttaaattaaattactataaaataataaataaaagctataaaagattaaattataaaagtataatatatataataagtatatattataggtaagTACATGTTATATTTTTTCCTTTTgtattaaactttttatttaattaataacttctttaattattaaatatattaaacctaaatattaaggctaaaaccCTTTATGCTCTTTAAGCCCTTTAGAATAACTTAAAACTAAGTAGTTAATATGCTATAAACCTCTATAAGATCCCTAAGTAGAGGCTATATCACTAGCAAAATAGCAtttaaggataatataattagatcccttaactatattaattatttaatcttaaaaaataaattattatttaatttatttttaactaaaACTCATAAGGattctatttttaattatataatataataaaaataatgaattaattacttattaattataatatattattaattaatatatattacgttttaaattttattaattaatacctagaccttaagatatattttttttagaaatataattacttaaaagttaaatataaagatttaattattatttataattagtttatatttataataaatataattataaagtataatatctaattggataatatttataatattaataaaaataactttataatagctataatttagagtaaaataagtattataagtataaataaatataaaaagctaaaattaatataacttggaaactaagaagaaattataattatttaagtaattaatataaataattaagtaatctgattattaatattaagttaggaAAGAGGTGCACTAGGCTATtgtacttatatatagataaaaggTCAAGGGCAAATTTTGCctttaactattattatcttcttcAAGGGTTAAAATAAGAGATGGGATCTTTTaggctttcttttttaagataatctttatttctatgaattaattaattgctCTTGCTATTTTCTATGGTATTTATCTTACCTTGAAGTGCTAAAGAACTTTCCTAGGAACCCTATAGAAAGAGAccaagaattaatattagatacttCGTTTATGGTTGGTGTGTTTTGTTcctctaagaaaatataagttaaaattatcttatgaattaatattaaaaaaataacctcttaggtaattaagctattattataccttaaaatagctagattaataataagattagtcttAGATagtttaagtattttaattaatatataactaagtaattaaataataacaattatttttaatttttttatagcgATGaaaattattagttaattaaatttaagaaatattattaaaaaaataaaattattaggctttatatattactttatttatcttacttattttagccctttaatattaaatactttaatatacttaaaaatacttatagctaagaaataaatcttataattaaatatcttataacttatattttaaatattaaactttttcttagtcttttatattatattttaagctattataataaagaaaaatattaaattagcctTTAAAAAGGCTaggtttatttttcttaatatagaaagTATgatcttatagcttaatatatagctataaactcTAATACCTACTAAGGAAAAGACTAAGCTATTAACCTCTTATGTCTTAAAAAAccctaaagactatattaaaagcttaatattaattagaatatattaagaaataaattaagaggtataaaagtagcttcttaaaattaattctaGAAGGTACatagttttcttttaagaaaataaaaataattatatataaggttaccttattaaaggctaaagttaaagaccttaaataggtataaaaaagttaagttaatattagatagtaaaaagaagtaataataaaaaaaaagataagtagCTAATTAAgtagatattaatatttaggtAATAGTAAAACttttaagaagtaataattaagaaaggtaaatataactaagggattaatattataatatctataataagcctagttataatataagaatatattaaataattattaaaatatctaggaaagaatatagtaagtaattttaataaatacataatttattatatttttattatggtttttatcttaaaagtataagaaaagtataatatatacttgcCTGTGATGtttgcttattatatatgttttagctaaaagaaaaataataaccttaataaaaaagtaagacTTAAATCTTAAAGATAGTagtatataaacttaaaaaagctataaggtAAAGGGTAGCTAAGTcttttaaaatagctttagctaagagagtatattatagtatatattttaaatagttAAGTATATATCTATTCTAGTAATATCCCTTTGCTTACTCTAGCATAAGGGATATGTAGGAATATAGAGCAGggatatattaaaactaaCAAAAAACACATGTCTAATTAAACCCATGAGAGAATTCGGGCTCGTAATAAGAGGATCCGATATCAATACAATCATCATCTTTAGGGTCCACATCGTGTTGATGCCTATCATTCTGATCGATTTGACCGTATCGGATCCAACACTTTTATGATCCGAGGACCCTGGCTCGTGAATTATGCGTAAGCTCTCAGGCTATTGATGCCCCGTGCGTATATCCATATTACGTTCAAGAAAGACACCGTACTCCGTATCTGGCTCCATCTTTTGCGGACAAGGTACTGGCTGTGTTGCTTTTGGTGGAGTGAATCGATCGAACAACTGTGATCCACGATTCCTCTTCACGGAATTTCCTTGATTGAGTTGCTGGCTCAATGAATCATCTCGCAGCAACAATATGCCGAGACAGGGACACTGGCCCGTACGTAATGTCGTGTATCTGGGAATCAAAGCAGGGACAACAGGCGGTCCCTGCAGATGAGGAAAAGTTGCGCTAGTAAAATACATGCATACATACACATATATACATCATTCGTTAAACTTGCTCGACTTGAAAAGTTCAACATATAGAAGAAACGGTCGATTCCCGGAGATATTTATTACTCTGGACATATCTTGATCACATTCTTACCGCCGCAGAGTTAACCGAGATCCCCCacgaccgacgacgacgacgacgaccaccaccacgaccACACAATGGACGAAAACCCCTTGCGTCTACAGTTTCGCCCGAGGGCGGCAAGATTTCCAAGCGCCGCCCCCCTCGTACTCATCCACGACGCCGGTGGGACGGTCTATAGTTATCTGCGCCTGGGGGACCTGAAACGGGATGTCTGGGCCATCTCAGACCCGTACTTTGAGGCAGTGAAGCCATGGGACGGGGGTTTCGACGGGATGGCTGAGCATTACCAGCAGCTGATAGAGAGCGCCGGCATCAGAGGCCCGATCCTGTTGGGAGGTACGTAGATGGGAAaaggggagaggaggaaaaaaaaaaggccctCTCCTTTACGACATTCAACTAGTCAGTCGCTCATGCAAAACTCTTCAAGGATGGTCACTCGGCGCCTATGTGTCCCTCGCCATTGCCAAACGGATGCTGCACATGAAGCCCTGCAGGTTCTACGTCACGGGGATCCTCATGGTCGACTCTCCAGTTCAGATCCCCACGTCTACGCTGCCGCCTTGCGGGCCGGACCCGGACTTTAGCGATCTCCCAGACCTGGTGCGCAAGTCGTTCGATAAGTTCGACGCCATGCTGAGCGTGTGCGACCTGCCCGCGTGGGACTCCCCGGCCTGCCAGGGCAAGCCGGTGCGCCTCGCTGCCGGCGGGAAGACGTTCACCGTGGAGACGGATCAGGTTCTGCACTTGCCGTTGGGCGGTGGCTGGACGACAGCTTCTTTGACCAAGACTCCCCAGGAGGAGGGTCGTGTGGAGGTGACGGAACAGTTCACTGGGCCGCCACCTGCGGTGCTGGTGAGGTGCTTGAGACGCACACCCACCGATGCACCCTCGCAGGGACCGTCCCAGGTGGACAGGTATCGGGATGATCTCCTGTTGGGTTGGGAGGGGAGACATCAGAGCTTCATCAAGGCCGTCATCGACGTGGACAAGCACCACTTTAACGTCTTCCAGCCTTCCAATGTAAGTTGGCCGGACATGTTTGTTGCCGCTTCCATCTCTACCATCATCAGTATTCATACTCATGTTGTTGCATGCTCTTGTTTTGTCCTTGGTCCCCCTTTTCCCCCTCTTGCGTGTTTCTCCATGTTCCATGCTTGCCCTCAAAAACTCAGCAGGACTCTCTCGGGTCTGGCGTACTTGGGCACGTCTCCTTCGTTGACAGCTTACCAAGTCATGGAACTGCTTCCACAACGCCCTTGCtaaccttcttcctcccttgCAGGCAGACACCATGACGCAGCACATTAACGAGGGTCTCAACATGCTCGATAGCCTCCAGCTAGCTTGAAGAActcccaagaacaaggaTGATGGCACTTTCCTTGGCCTGATTATCGGTCGAGCGTTCAATCGTTCATTTGTTGGTTTGTGAGGGAGAGGCGGCGGTCAGCGTCGAGGTCGAACTATGGAGTTGTCAACCTGCTCGACATGGACATGATGGGGACGGGCGGTGATTGCAAAAGAACACATGGCAAGGACTTCAGAAGGTTAATGGGGAACCACCTTGACACTTGGTGAAGGTCTGTATTTAGAAGGAACAAGTCTAGATCCTGGATCTTCGGGTTATCTTCTTCGCATAGGGATGTTGTCCGCTCCGAACGAGGTGGTCAATCTCACCAGTGATCAGGTAATCGGGACTTGCATCCGCGAAAAGATCGCATATGCCAATGAGCTGCATGCAGGTTCTGATTTCGTCCTTGAGTACTGAAGAATGAATGAATCAGCAAAGCCGCCGAGAAGTAATGAAGGGAAAACAACCCGAAGCAAGTGGCGGGGAAACTTACTGTCGACCACACGCTCAGTCCCCTCCTGGCCATACATGACGCTGTACATGAATGGTCGTCCGAGTCCTACAGCCGACGCGCCGAGGCATATGGCTTTGACAACGTCCGAGCCTCTTCGGAACCCCCCGTCGACGAGGATCTCCATAGCGCCGAAGACCTGCGGGCAGTTCCTGTGCAGCTCCAGCAGGGTCAAGATGGCCGGCAGAGCGTTGTCAGCTGCCCTCCCTCCGTGGTTGCTCAGAACGATCCCCTCGAATCCGAGCTCCATCGCCTTGACGGCATCCTCGTGCCGCTGGACGCCTTTCAGGACTAGGGGCAGATCGGTGATGCTGCGAAGCCAGGCCAGGTCGCTCCAGCTTATGCTGGGGTCGACCTGTTGGCCCGACTGCCGGGCGAAGCCGCCGCGCGGCGGTCCCTTGCGGGAGGCGGTggtggcagcggcggcaggtGACGAGCCTTTATACGGATTGACCGAGGACAAGTTCCCCTTGGTGCGCTCGTCCGCTTCGCGCTTTGACACGACGGGAGAGTCCACCGTCACGAAAATAGCCTTGATCTTACCGGGCGCGGTCACCTTGCGGACGATATCCTCGGACTGCTGCCTGTCGTTGCTCACGTAGAGCTGGAAGAAGGCCCTCTCGGGCGTGGCGTCCAGGATGTCCTCGAGGGGATGGGACGCCATGTTGGGGATCGTCGCGATGATGCCGCTGCTCGC contains these protein-coding regions:
- a CDS encoding Peptidyl-prolyl cis-trans isomerase, whose product is MVISTYLELEWEGPIMKDGKPTETIETQTGRINLTVYDDVTPMTAENFRALCTGEKGFGYKGSYLHRIIPGFLLQGGDFTRGNGTGGKSIYGPKFKDENFTLKHHKPGILTMANAGPHTNGSQFVITTAETSWLDGRHVVFGEVADEESMAVVMAIEATGSESGTVQYSKRPLIVACGQS
- a CDS encoding ABC transporter, with protein sequence MGIFNTTKADRGGPPLADPSQGPSQDSELNCVRLSGDVASPAIEDPPREREAGLKDYVRVFTYAKRQDIIFLVAAALSSIAAGVTMPLMVAVFGQLVENFSSFDAPDGKTQDAFDDTMNKGSLYITGLFIARLGLNYINKFCFRIIGIRISAAIRLDYMRCLLGQTVHVLDSMPPGAAATTITATSNVLQIGVSEKLGTFLEYTATIISAIIIAFVYSWSVTLVTSSVLIFILVVLSILLPIIIKGHGRLTAAETNAGAVAAEALGSVRMITSCGAEHRIALKYAGLVEQARQAGVWTSPFVAIQTGLVFFSFQVAFALAFWFGSREYSNGRIDTVGTVVIVLMSVMLMVSSISQVSTPLVVISKAIVAASEFFAVIDAPRPVAGTLRYPSVNPGTDIVFNDVQFAYPSRSSKKVLDGLNLRIVANKNTAIVGPSGSGKSTIVGLIEGWYTLQRQHIIAKTVEKKPPAKKPQQGEEDDAEPPSAAGIGPSVEMDDLSPPVELSGSITIDGKDMTDLDMKWWRSQIGLVQQEPFLFNDTIYSNVAAGLTGTQWADEPEAKKRQLVQEACKESFADEFIDRLPEGYDTQVGDSGIKLSGGQRQRIAIARSIIANPKILILDEATSAIDIRSERIVQAALERVSRGRTTVTIAHRLSTIKNADRIVVLRHGKVAEAGTHESLLADPQGAYYRLVHAQQLSLGDDDGAEGLPGTQEEKVSSEEERTRTASSSVGDLPSGANHDAQWKDKNIVNGFGKLLYEQRSRFPLYLIAIIFSMGAASAIPLQAYFFGNVISIFGKTGQELRDDSSFWASVWVGLAIGVGICYFVVIMVATNVEHFIASVYRREYFDSMLMQKTSYFDQDGNSTGQLTARLSSDPTSLKELLGINTCMVLVGMFSLLGAVIISFIYGWKLALVSLCVILPLTCLATFYKLRYELQFAALNEAVFSESSKFGAEAVGAFRTVTALVLEDAICERYQKLLQGQLTSAYRKSPWPTFIFAFSDSVGLACQALILWYGGRLVSSGEYGIIAFFITYMAVIQGGESAGQWLGFGPNAAQATAAANRILNLRNTRHQDMALGSRSVVPETQNGINIQFQDVHFKYPTRDVPIFQGINLTIEEGQFAAIVGASGSGKTSIVSLLERFYDVTKGRILFNGQDISETSIPEHRRLLSLVSQEPALFSGTMRDNILLGVDPDQTTDEQLEQCCRDADIYDFISSLPDGFQTEVGNKGISLSGGQKQRMSIARALIRNPRVLLLDEATSSLDSESEKQVQASLSRVAQGRTTIAVAHRLATIQNADVIYVLGEGKVLEQGSHSELLRLRGAYWSMCQSQALDQ
- a CDS encoding Esterase-like protein yields the protein MDENPLRLQFRPRAARFPSAAPLVLIHDAGGTVYSYLRLGDLKRDVWAISDPYFEAVKPWDGGFDGMAEHYQQLIESAGIRGPILLGGWSLGAYVSLAIAKRMLHMKPCRFYVTGILMVDSPVQIPTSTLPPCGPDPDFSDLPDLVRKSFDKFDAMLSVCDLPAWDSPACQGKPVRLAAGGKTFTVETDQVLHLPLGGGWTTASLTKTPQEEGRVEVTEQFTGPPPAVLVRCLRRTPTDAPSQGPSQVDRYRDDLLLGWEGRHQSFIKAVIDVDKHHFNVFQPSNADTMTQHINEGLNMLDSLQLA
- a CDS encoding Cytochrome b2-like protein, giving the protein MDTTAYYTGLLILYSRCAIHGIEDDEEVIAESGGVHWIPIPRGRMTEPISREELGQHNKDGDLWIALNGKVYDFSDFPSSHPGGPEVIYRYAGQDASEEYNTFHAPELVKSTLGADKMVGHLLDVATAGSDAVKPTSSVKDQKPLLDELINLYDLEEVAKRTLTAKAWAYIDGASNDNLTCRFNNRVLRHIWFRPAVMRGVRYVNMSTTLFGCKLDAPIYISPTAAVSVAGTDGELAQARGAASSGIIATIPNMASHPLEDILDATPERAFFQLYVSNDRQQSEDIVRKVTAPGKIKAIFVTVDSPVVSKREADERTKGNLSSVNPYKGSSPAAAATTASRKGPPRGGFARQSGQQVDPSISWSDLAWLRSITDLPLVLKGVQRHEDAVKAMELGFEGIVLSNHGGRAADNALPAILTLLELHRNCPQVFGAMEILVDGGFRRGSDVVKAICLGASAVGLGRPFMYSVMYGQEGTERVVDILKDEIRTCMQLIGICDLFADASPDYLITGEIDHLVRSGQHPYAKKITRRSRI